A region of the Syntrophorhabdaceae bacterium genome:
AAAAGGGTAAAGCATGACAGGGAAGAGCCTTTATGAATCGGTAAAGAGTATCTTTCGCAGTCTCTCGCTCAGGACGCAGTTGCTTGTTATCCTCCTTTTCCTCCTCGGCGTCTCCATAACCTCGCTCACCATTATCTATTCCAGGACAGAAGACATGGTAATCGATAAAGTTACCGACAACATTGACGACATCACAAGGGCGATCCAGATAAGCGTGGAAGAGCTCACATACAGGGGTGACAGCACAGAAAGGCTGAAACGTTATGTGGATATGCTCAATAAAAAAGGTATTAAAGAGATTTCCATTATAGGAGACAATGCGGAGATCATTGCAAGCTCCGACCCAAAAAAGATAGGCACCAAAGAGAAGATCAGCGAAAAGGCAAGGCAACCGGAATTCATGCCGGACGAATTTAAGGATGGGTTAGCGATAGACAGGCTGTGCAAAACGATCATGTCTGATCAATACGCCATTGTATTGACGTCAGCCACAAATACGATCGACTGGCTTAACGAGCTGGTCAGATCGCCGGAGCTATATAATCAATTTACTTCAAAGAAAGACATAAGCAAGCTCGACAGCGAGACAAGGGCGCGCATCAACGAGCTCAAAAAACTGTACGATAACTCCAGAAACGTAAAGGACCTCGCCAAGCTGAACAGGTATATCATCGAGACTTTCTACCCGAATGAAACCCCAAAGCGGTTCAAAGTTGAACGAAAAGTCGTGAAGAAGAAAGACCTCTTTATTACCGCACGTCTCGGGGAAGAGAGCAAGAAAGAAGCACAGAGGCTATATAATATAATAATGCCCGTTTCAATAAAAGGCCAAAACATTGGTTATATCCACATCAGCATGGTACTGGACGACTACAGGCTGCTCCAGAAGAAAAATCACCTCAAGAGGATTCTAAGCACAATCTTTGCATTCAGTATCGGTATCATCATCTGCCTTATCATTGCTGAAAAATATACCGAGCCCATCAAGAGGATAGCCAATGCCAGCCAAAAGATTGCCGAAGGAGAATTGGTAAAGATAAGGGAAACGGACCGCAAAGACGAGATAGGGGTGCTTGTCAAGAGCTTCAACGAGATGGTGGAAAAATTAGATGAGCGCAAGGAACTGGAAGAGAAGCTGAAAAAGACGGAACAACTGTCGATGATCGGGCAGCTCTCGTCCGGTATAGCCCATGAGATAAGGAACCCCCTCAATTTTCTCACGCTCTCAATAGGCCATATCAAAGAGAGGATCACGGAATCAAAGATCGACAACAAAGAAGACCTCGAGGAGTTGCTCGACAGTCTCCTGAAAGAGATTTACAGGATCAATGAATTGATACACAACTTCCTTTTTCTGGGGAAACCCATAACGCTTAACAAGGAATGGATATCCCCCGAGACGTTGATCAACGAGGTGCTCTCTGTTGTGCAGGATAAGGTGAGAAGCGGGATTACCATTCAGGTTCGATGTGAAAAAAACGGGTTGCAGATGTACTGTGACAGGGAGTATACGAGAATATGCCTGATAAATCTTGTATTGAATGCCATTCAGGCAATAGAAGAAGATAAGGGTCTGGTGACAATCCGATGCGGCAAGGAGGATTCCTTCTCATATATTGCCGTCAGTGATACCGGGGGAGGGATCGAAAGCGATGAGCTGCAAAAGATTTTTGAGCCCTACTATTCAACCAAGAAATTAGGTATCGGCCTCGGGCTCGCCATTACGAAACGCTTTGTTGAAGAACATGGAGGAACGATAACATTAGAAAGTGCGGTAGGAAAAGGGACGACGATGAAGCTCAGGATACCCGTTCATGAAGCATGACAGGGGCAGCATCCTCGTTGTAGAGGACGACAAAAACCAGCGGGGGATCATCAAGACGATCCTCACGAAGGAAGGATTCTACATAGAGGATGTAGAACGCGGAAAAAGGGCCATCGATATCCTGAAGGCCGGTAATTTTGATCTTGTCCTCACTGATCTGCGACTCCCCGACATTGACGGCACAGAGGTGCTGAAGGAGGCGAGGACACTCAACAAGCTCTGCCATGTCATCATCATCACAGCCTTCGGGTCCATACCCTCGGCCGTGGAGGCGACCAAACTCGGCGCCTTCTATTATCTCGAAAAGCCTTTTGAGAAAGACCAGCTCCTCCTTGTAATCAACAATGCGATGAATCAGGTGAGATTGCTGAAAGACAATATCATGCTGAAGAACCAGCTTGTCGACCGGTTCCACCTCGACAATATTGTTGGCGTCCACGGAGGCATGGAATCGCTTTATAAGATCGTTCAGAGGGTAGCGCCGACAAACTCCACGGTCCTTATCTATGGAGAAAGCGGTACCGGAAAGGAGCTTTTTGCAAAGAGCATCCACTACAACAGTCCCAGAAAAAACAAGCCTTTCTTTGCTATCAACTGCGCGGCGATCCCGGAGACGCTCCTGGAGAGTGAACTCTTTGGTTACGAAAAAGGTGCATTTACCGGCGCATTCTCCCGGCACAACGGGCTCTTCGAACAGGCAAACGGCAGCACACTGTTCCTCGATGAGATCGGCGACCTCACCTTAAATACGCAGGCGAAGCTGCTGAGGACCATTCAGGAGAGAGAGATACGGAGGATAGGGGGAAGGGAGACGATCAGGCTGGATGTGCGGATCATCGCGGCAACGAACAAGAAGCTCGAAGACGAGATAGAAAAAGGGCGGTTCAGAGAAGACCTTTATTACCGGCTGAACGTCATCGCCTTTTCCATTCCGCCTCTCAAGGAAAGGGTAACGGATATACCTTTATTGATCGAACACTTTCTCAAGAAGCTTAACAAGTCCAACGAAACAAAAAAGACGCTTGACCCCGGGGTCCTCCGGGCGCTTTTGCAGTATGCCTGGCCTGGCAATGTGCGGCAGCTTGAATCGGTGATCGAGAGGGCCTACGTGATGTGTGACGGCGAAGCTATAGACATTGACCATGTGCCCGAAGAGGTAAAACACGGCAGCGCATCCGGCGCATCCATCGAGAAGTTACAGTCCTCCATAGATTATCTCATCGACGCCAAACTTACTGCAGCAGAGTACCGCCTGTACCTTTATCTTGCCAAGCTTGATCCGCTGGATGGGAAATTCCACGAACAGCTTGAACCGAAAGAGATCATAGAGAGGCTCGGCATAAACAGGGATACCTTTTTTGTCGGGATCGGCAAGTTAAAAGAAATGGGATTATATGACTATAAGGCTAAAACAAACCTGACAAAACATCCCTCCAACAGCAAACCAACGAAGAAAATACAGTCGGAATTATCCGACTAACACGATACATTTAGTCGGAATTATCCGACCATTGTGCACCTTACAAAACCACAAAACGAACAATTAAGCCATATTATTCATGCGTTACGATAATGGCACAGTAAATGCAAATATATATGACATAAAAGATCAAACCATAAGGGGAGGAGGTGAAACAATATGAAGAAAGTTTTCATGATCGCACTTGCAATTCTGATCAGCGTAGCATTCGTCACAACGGTGTTTGCACAGGCACCGAAGGACGCTCCGAAGCCGCCTGCAGTCGACAAACCGGCGAAGGCAGAGAAGGCTCAGAAACCGGCGAAGGTAAAGGCTAAAACCTTCACAGGCGAGGTAGTAAAGGCAGATGCAGCAGCATTTGTCGCGAAGGACAAGAAGGGCGAGATGACCTTTGACGTCAGTGGCGTAAAGGGTTATAAAGCCGAGAATTACGCAGCTGGTGACAAGGTCCTGGTGAAGTATGCCGAGAAAGACGGCAAGATGATGGCATCAGCCATTAAGAAAGCTAAGGCTCCGGCAAAGAAAGAGAAGAAAGAAATGAAAGAGAAGAAAGAAGCTCCAGCAAAAGCCGAGCCTGCAACACCAGCAGCACCGCCAGCAAAGAAATAGTATCTTTGCAGACAACAAGGGGGTGAGATTTTCTCGCCCCTTTTTTATTACCTAACCGGAAAGAAAAACACCAATCAACAAGCACGCACGGTTTCATTCTGACGAAGGAAGAACAATTCTAATATCGAAGTACTAAACAATATCAAAATCCAAATGTCGAATGTTCAAAACGTATTGTCATCGCGAGGGGTCCCATCCCTTATTGTCATCGCGAGGGGTCCCATCCTTTATTGTCATCGCGAGGAGCGAAGCGACGTGGCGATCTCAAAAGATGGGATTGCCGCTCCCGCTTAGGCGGGCTCGCAATGACACGGTTATTTTGTCCAGCCATTTTGAATTTTGAACATTTGAATTTGTTTAGAGTTTAGATATTCGTGCTTCGGATTTCGTAGCAGCTTCCGATATTCGTGCTTCGGATTTAGATATTCGGCGGATCTACCTCTATCCGCACATCGGGCATGTCGTATATGTTCAGGAGGCATTGATAGAGGGCCTCGCTGTTTCCTTTGAGGATCATTTTCCACCGGTATGTATTTTTCTTTTGCATAAGGGGGCCGGTTATGCGGTCGGCGAGACCCTGTTGCACCAACGCTTCTTTTATCTTTTTAACGACCGGCAATCCTGCCTCTTTTGCCTTTTTCACAACCTCTATCAGGAACATTCTCGTAAATGGCGGAAAGTCCGCGTCCTTTCTCTTTTTTAGTTCATCTCTGTAGAATGCCTCCATATCGAGGAAATATACCGGGTTCACCTTTTTTCTGGTATCCATGAAGAAGAAAAGTTCACGTGGGGTGAGGGCGTCGAGAAGATTGACAAGGACATGGAACATCTTCTCGTCCGATCTGTATCCGGCCATATGCCGTATGCCCTCCCACCCGAAGAGGATAAGCGTATGGACATGAACATCATATAGTTTAGAGAGCGGCTGGGTTCCTATGAGGACACAGGTCTCTATGCCGGGCGGCAGCAGAGAAATCCTTGCCCTCTTTTTTCCGGCATCACCGGAAACCCTTACCACAGGATATTGCGGAAAGGTTTTTTTAAGATGTTCCTCGATATATTCAGCGCCGATCTGACTGAACCGGATTATATTCCCCCCGCAATGGCGACACTGTTCTTCGAACGCAAAATCCCCGGCGCAGTTGCTGCACGTCAGCCTCCCCGTTTCTTTATGATAGTTCAGCACCCCTTCGCACAGGGGGCACAGGAAGGGTTTTTTACACTCCGTACACTGAATCAAGGATCCGTAATCCTTTCTGGGGGTGAAGATCGCAACGCTTTCCCCGTGTTCAAGCGTCCCCCTTACTGTCGCAGCCACTTCATCGAGCAATGCGCCGTATGATCTGGCGCTCACTTCATGTATATGTTCATCGTAATGCCTGTCTCTAAGCCAGTTATTGTTGATGAAAACAAATCCCTTTTCCTGAGCATGGTGATAGGACTCGATCGACGGAGAGGCGCTGCCGATAAAAAGCCCGGTCCTTTCTATCTCTGCCCTTTGTATCGCAACGGTCGGCGGGTTGAACCTGAAGCCCTCTTCGTTTCTGTACTCGTCCTCTTCCCCCCTTTCCACGATGATGCACGACAGCCTGTTAACGGGGAGAAAAACAGAGCTTTTGTTGCCGAGGATCAGATAGCCGTTATCACACCTCGCTCTGAAATAGGCCTCCATCCTCTTCTTTAGCGGTATCGACGAGCCGTACCAGACGACGCGGTCCTTGAATGTTTCCGACAATATCCGGTAAAAATAGGCGCCTGCGAAGAAATAGTCCGGGAGGAGCATCAGGACGTTGTTGCCTTTTTCCAAATGGGTAGAGACGAGCCGGAGGTATTGTTCAAGACGGTTTTGAATGTCTCCGGAATAGAGTATCCTTTCCTCACCCGCATTGACCGTCACCATGTCGTCGGCAGGCAGGAAATCACTGCCGGTCAATGTGTCGAAGAGCGTGACAGAGCCTTCGTTAAGGTATTGCAGCAGGGCGTTTTTACCTGTGGTCTTTAATACCTTCCCGAGGGGCACGTTATCGAGGGCGGCCGATGACCGTGCGTTTGACCTGACGCAAAGATAGCGTTCAATGTGGGGATTCAGGGGCAGCGCGTGTTTAAGGACAACGCCAAGGGGGGCAACATAATAGCGCGATGCCCATTCGACAAGGTCTGCGAGGGGAGCGGCAAGAAGGGGGAAGGGGTCGCGTACCTCAATGATCTCTTTGAAGCCCGGATCAATCCCTTCTTCAAAGCCGGCGACGAACCCCGTCAGCGTTTTGTTGTGGAAAGGAACGGTGATCCTGCTGTATTTCCGGA
Encoded here:
- a CDS encoding ATP-binding protein, whose amino-acid sequence is MTGKSLYESVKSIFRSLSLRTQLLVILLFLLGVSITSLTIIYSRTEDMVIDKVTDNIDDITRAIQISVEELTYRGDSTERLKRYVDMLNKKGIKEISIIGDNAEIIASSDPKKIGTKEKISEKARQPEFMPDEFKDGLAIDRLCKTIMSDQYAIVLTSATNTIDWLNELVRSPELYNQFTSKKDISKLDSETRARINELKKLYDNSRNVKDLAKLNRYIIETFYPNETPKRFKVERKVVKKKDLFITARLGEESKKEAQRLYNIIMPVSIKGQNIGYIHISMVLDDYRLLQKKNHLKRILSTIFAFSIGIIICLIIAEKYTEPIKRIANASQKIAEGELVKIRETDRKDEIGVLVKSFNEMVEKLDERKELEEKLKKTEQLSMIGQLSSGIAHEIRNPLNFLTLSIGHIKERITESKIDNKEDLEELLDSLLKEIYRINELIHNFLFLGKPITLNKEWISPETLINEVLSVVQDKVRSGITIQVRCEKNGLQMYCDREYTRICLINLVLNAIQAIEEDKGLVTIRCGKEDSFSYIAVSDTGGGIESDELQKIFEPYYSTKKLGIGLGLAITKRFVEEHGGTITLESAVGKGTTMKLRIPVHEA
- a CDS encoding sigma-54 dependent transcriptional regulator, with protein sequence MKHDRGSILVVEDDKNQRGIIKTILTKEGFYIEDVERGKRAIDILKAGNFDLVLTDLRLPDIDGTEVLKEARTLNKLCHVIIITAFGSIPSAVEATKLGAFYYLEKPFEKDQLLLVINNAMNQVRLLKDNIMLKNQLVDRFHLDNIVGVHGGMESLYKIVQRVAPTNSTVLIYGESGTGKELFAKSIHYNSPRKNKPFFAINCAAIPETLLESELFGYEKGAFTGAFSRHNGLFEQANGSTLFLDEIGDLTLNTQAKLLRTIQEREIRRIGGRETIRLDVRIIAATNKKLEDEIEKGRFREDLYYRLNVIAFSIPPLKERVTDIPLLIEHFLKKLNKSNETKKTLDPGVLRALLQYAWPGNVRQLESVIERAYVMCDGEAIDIDHVPEEVKHGSASGASIEKLQSSIDYLIDAKLTAAEYRLYLYLAKLDPLDGKFHEQLEPKEIIERLGINRDTFFVGIGKLKEMGLYDYKAKTNLTKHPSNSKPTKKIQSELSD